The DNA region TCCTTGAAGAACGGGAAGATCAGGCGCGTGTTGTACAGGCCCTTGTTGGCCAGCACGATCAACGTGATCCCGACCAGCAGCGCCACGACGAGCTGGCCGCCCGACTTGTAGCGGGGCAGCAGCCCGTGGTGGTTGCGGCGCGTGATCTTCAGGTAGTCGTCGGCGAACCCGATGCCGCCGAAGGCCAGCGTCGCGAGCACCGCGATCCAGATGTAGGCGTTGGTGAGGTCGGCCCACAGCAGCGTCGGGACGATCGACGCGGCCAGGATCAGCAGCCCGCCCATCGTCGGCGTGCCCGCCTTGGGCCGGTGGCTCTCGGGGCCCTCGTGGCGGATCACCTGGCCGATCTGGAACTCGCGCAGCTTGCGAATCAGCAGGCCGCCGAACGCCAGGCTGATCACCAGGGCCGTGATGCTGGCCGCCGCCGTGCGGAACGTGATGTACCGCGTGACGTTGAGGATCGAGAACGTCTCGTGGAACCGGAACAGGAGGTGGTACAGCATCAGCGACCGCCTCCCGCGAGGGCCTGGACCACGACTTCCATGCGGATGCCGCGTGACCCCTTCACCAGGACCGTGTCGCCCTCGCGCACGAGGGTGCGCGCGAGGTCGGCCGCAGCCGTGCTGTCGGCCACGTGGTGCACCACCGGCGCCCCGGCCGCGCGCGCGGCGTCGGCCAGCGCCCGCGCCGGCGCCCCGCCCACGGCAACGATGGCCGCGAGTCCGAGCTCGGCCGCCACCTGCCCGCAGGCCGCGTGGTAGCCCTCGGCGAAGTCGCCGAGTTCCAGCATCTCGCCGAGGACGGCGACGTGGCGGCCCGGCGTCGCCGCCAGCGTCCGGAGGGCCGTGGTCAGCGCGCTGGGGCTGGAGTTGTAGGCGTCGTCGATGACCACCCACCCGCCGGGCGCGCGCACGACCTCGCCGCGATGCGACGCCGGCGTGAGGTCGGCGATGCCGGCGACGATGTCGGCGGCCGGCAGGCCGGCGCCGAGCGCCACGGCCGCGCCAGCCGCGATGTTGGCCAGGTTGGCCGCGCCCATCAGCCGCGTCTCGATCGGATGGCGCTCGCCGCGCAGCGACAGCGTCGCCGCGCTGCCGTCGAAGCCGCGGGCCCGCACGTCGGTCACCGCCACGTCGGCGGGCACGTCGACGCCGAACGAGATCACCCGGCCCGGGAAGCCGGCCATGCGCGCCGACACCCGCGGGTCGCCGGCGTTGGCCACGAACACGTCCGACCCGCTGGCGCCCTCGAGGATCTCCTGCTTGGCGACCGCGATGTCCTCGACGCTGGTGAAGAAGCCGAGGTGCGCCTCGCCGACGTTGGTCCACACGCGGACTTGCGGCTCCGAGATCTCGACGAGGCGGCGGATCTCGCCGAAGCCGCTCATCCCGAGCTCCATCACCGCGAACTGCGGCGCGTCGTGGAGCTCGAAGAGCGACAGCGGCAGGCCGATGTGGTTGTTCAGGTTGCCGCGGTTGCGGAACGTGGTGAAGCGCCGCGACAGCAGCGTCGCCGTGATCTCCTTGGTGGTCGTCTTGCCGGCGCTGCCGGTGATCGCCACCACGGTGGAGCCGGCACGACGACGGATCACGCGCGCCGCGTCCTGCAGGCCGCGCAGCGTGTCGTCGACGACGATGGCCGGCACCGCGACGCCCTCGACCGCCGACGCGTCGCTCACCACCACGGCGGCTGCGCCCCTGGCAATTGCTTCCCCGACGAAGGCGTGGCCGTCGAAGCGCGGCCCCTTGATGGCGACGAACAGGTCGCCCGCCTTGACGGTCCGCGTGTCGATCGAGACGGTCGGCAGCGCCACGCCGGCGTCGCCGCGCAGCGCCCCGCCGAACGCCTGCGCCATCTCGCCCGTCGTCGGCGTGAAGGACTGCCCGCTCATCGCGCGCCCCCCCGCCGGCGGAGCGCCGCGCGCGCCACCTTGCCGTCCTCGAACGGCAGCACGCGATCGCCGATGGTCTGGGTGGACTCGTGTCCCTTGCCGGCGATCACCACCAGGTCGCCCGGCTTGGCCTCGAGGATGGCGCGCGTGATCGCCTCCTCCCGGTCGACGATCGCCCGCCAGGGCGTCGACTGCACCGCGGCCACCGCCTGACCTGCATGGCGAGCCGGCCGCTCGGGCTGCACCAGCCCACGCTTGATGTCGTCGATGATCGCCGCCGGATCCTCGGACCGCGGGTTGTCGGACGTGAGGATCACCAGGTCGCTGAGCCGCGCGGCGACCGCGCCCATCAGCGGCCGCTTGGTCCGATCCCGATCGCCGCCGCAGCCGAAGACGGTGACGATGCGCTGCGGCGCGAGCGCGCGTGCCGTCTCGAGCAGGTTCTTGAGCGCGTCGTCGGTGTGCGCGTAGTCGACGATGACGCTGACCTCGTCCTGGGCCGACGACACCAGTTCGAAGCGGCCGGGCACCGACGGCATGTCGGCCAGGCCCCGCTCGATGTCGGCGACCGGCAGGCCGAGCCCGACGCAGGCCGCCACGACGCCGAGCGCGTTGTAGGCATTGGGACGGCCCGGCAGACGGGTGCGCAGGCGCAACTCGCCCGCCGGGGTGCGCAGGGTTGCCTCGATACCCCCGAGCGTCAGCGCCAGCGCGGTCGGCATCACGTCGGCCTCGCGCGCCAGCGCGAAGGTCACCGGGCGCCGCACTGTGCCGAGGAGCGACTCGCCACGCGGGTCGTCGAGGTTGATGGCGGCCGGCGCCTCGGGCGGCAGCATCTCGAACAGGCGGCGCTTGGCCCGGAAGTACGCCTCCATGTCGCCGTGGTAGTCGAGATGATCGCGGGTGAGGTTGGTGAAGATCGCCGCGCCGAACCGCGTGAAGGCGACGCGCTCGAGGTCGAGCGCGTGCGACGAGACCTCCATCGCGCACGCCCGGCAGCCGGCGTCCACCATCTCGCGCAGCAGGCCCTGCAGGTCGGGCGCCTCTGGCGTCGTGCGCGCCGACGGCCGCTCCTCGGCGCCGATGCGCGTGCCGGTCGTGCCGATGCGGCCGGACGTCCAGCCGGCCGCCGTGAAGACGCCCTCGAGCAGGTACGTCGACGTCGTCTTGCCGTTGGTGCCGGTGACGCCCACCAGCAGCAGGTGGTCGCTCGGGTGCCGGTGATAGGTGGCCGCGCACGCCGCGAGCGCGGTGCGGCCCCGCTCGGCGACGACCCACGGCACGTCCACGGGCGCAGGCGCCGCCCTGTCGGCCACGATCGCGATCGCACCGCGCGCGATCGCCTGCGCCGCGTACTCGGTGCCGTCGCGCTGCGTGCCACGCAACGCCACGAACAGGGCGCCAGGCGCGACGGCGCGCGAGTCGTACGCGATGCCGGTCACGACCTGCGCGGCCGAGGCGCCCAGATCGGGCACCTGCAGCGGCGTCAGCCGCACGACGTCGGCCAGCAACGCCTCGAGGGTCCACGGCGCCATCAGGGCTGGACCTCCGTCACCGGCTCCGGCTCGGCCGGGTAACGGGCGAGCTCGAGCAGGCACACGCCGCCCTCGCCGACGGGCGTGCCGGCCGGCGCGCTCTGGCGCACCACGAAGTCACCGGTGCCCCGCAGGCGCGGCTCCCAGCCCAGGTCGATCAGCGTCCGCACCGCCGCTCGCGCGCTCTGCCCTGCGAGGTCGGGCAGCACGGAGCGGCCGGTCATGGTCACGCGCGACGCGTCTCGACCGTCGACGCCGGCCGGCTGCAGGTGCGGTCCTTCCTGGCTGCGGGCGATGAGCAGCGGCGGCTGACGGTTGATGGTCGGCGGGATGGCCAGGTGGCGCAGCGTGGCGTCGG from Luteitalea sp. TBR-22 includes:
- the murF gene encoding UDP-N-acetylmuramoyl-tripeptide--D-alanyl-D-alanine ligase, encoding MSGQSFTPTTGEMAQAFGGALRGDAGVALPTVSIDTRTVKAGDLFVAIKGPRFDGHAFVGEAIARGAAAVVVSDASAVEGVAVPAIVVDDTLRGLQDAARVIRRRAGSTVVAITGSAGKTTTKEITATLLSRRFTTFRNRGNLNNHIGLPLSLFELHDAPQFAVMELGMSGFGEIRRLVEISEPQVRVWTNVGEAHLGFFTSVEDIAVAKQEILEGASGSDVFVANAGDPRVSARMAGFPGRVISFGVDVPADVAVTDVRARGFDGSAATLSLRGERHPIETRLMGAANLANIAAGAAVALGAGLPAADIVAGIADLTPASHRGEVVRAPGGWVVIDDAYNSSPSALTTALRTLAATPGRHVAVLGEMLELGDFAEGYHAACGQVAAELGLAAIVAVGGAPARALADAARAAGAPVVHHVADSTAAADLARTLVREGDTVLVKGSRGIRMEVVVQALAGGGR
- a CDS encoding UDP-N-acetylmuramoyl-L-alanyl-D-glutamate--2,6-diaminopimelate ligase encodes the protein MAPWTLEALLADVVRLTPLQVPDLGASAAQVVTGIAYDSRAVAPGALFVALRGTQRDGTEYAAQAIARGAIAIVADRAAPAPVDVPWVVAERGRTALAACAATYHRHPSDHLLLVGVTGTNGKTTSTYLLEGVFTAAGWTSGRIGTTGTRIGAEERPSARTTPEAPDLQGLLREMVDAGCRACAMEVSSHALDLERVAFTRFGAAIFTNLTRDHLDYHGDMEAYFRAKRRLFEMLPPEAPAAINLDDPRGESLLGTVRRPVTFALAREADVMPTALALTLGGIEATLRTPAGELRLRTRLPGRPNAYNALGVVAACVGLGLPVADIERGLADMPSVPGRFELVSSAQDEVSVIVDYAHTDDALKNLLETARALAPQRIVTVFGCGGDRDRTKRPLMGAVAARLSDLVILTSDNPRSEDPAAIIDDIKRGLVQPERPARHAGQAVAAVQSTPWRAIVDREEAITRAILEAKPGDLVVIAGKGHESTQTIGDRVLPFEDGKVARAALRRRGGAR